The Methanocaldococcus jannaschii DSM 2661 genome has a segment encoding these proteins:
- a CDS encoding protoglobin domain-containing protein: protein MNVTFDGIYNEIIENMHHFASEEKDFSKLTQYKDLISKTIDEVVEEVFNDIFSYEKTKTLFDESKRKELEEDFKNWIKGLFEISNDSDLNEFYKEIVKRGIKYVEKDFLPEYLTAIIIKIEDRLKNKLKEELKEDAQEIVDILDDLLKRVILLNVAAYMNFESKVLDYIGINQNLKKNAVKLGIKKMGL from the coding sequence ATGAACGTAACATTCGATGGAATATACAACGAAATTATTGAAAATATGCATCACTTTGCATCTGAAGAGAAGGATTTTTCTAAATTGACACAATATAAGGACTTAATTAGTAAGACAATAGACGAAGTGGTTGAAGAGGTATTTAATGATATCTTCTCATATGAAAAAACAAAGACATTATTTGATGAGAGTAAAAGAAAGGAACTTGAGGAAGATTTTAAAAATTGGATAAAGGGTTTATTTGAAATATCCAATGATAGTGATTTAAATGAATTTTATAAAGAAATTGTAAAAAGAGGAATTAAATACGTAGAGAAAGATTTCCTACCAGAGTATTTAACTGCAATAATTATTAAAATTGAAGACAGATTGAAAAATAAATTAAAAGAGGAATTAAAAGAAGATGCCCAGGAGATTGTTGATATTTTAGACGATTTATTGAAGAGGGTTATATTGTTAAATGTTGCTGCATACATGAACTTTGAGAGCAAGGTTTTAGATTATATTGGGATAAACCAAAACCTAAAAAAGAATGCCGTTAAATTGGGAATAAAAAAGATGGGATTATAA
- a CDS encoding Coenzyme F420 hydrogenase/dehydrogenase, beta subunit C-terminal domain, with protein sequence MKSYKNLKEEVWDTNRCSGCGACVAVCPVNNLYFREESPVKFECDECSCIIVPADIVEHPISAEFCKTVVYDVPCGACYDACPRIKKSAIPKPKGLGNILKAVRAKASIEIKNAQNGGVVTAILANAFDEGLIDGAIVMMDDKWTLEPESYLALSKEDVLKSAGSKYLWKGPILKALKTAVMEKKLKKLAVVGTPCVINAIYQILSSDNDLLKPFREAIRLKIALFCFETYDYSKMIKKLNEDGIEPWEVKKMDIESGKLKITLINGNTVEYKLKDVESAMRNGCKVCGDFTGLTSDISVGNVGTEKGYSTVLIRNKWGEGFFKRAVYNGYITYDENVDLEAVEKLVELKKKRVKKD encoded by the coding sequence ATGAAATCTTACAAAAACCTAAAAGAGGAAGTTTGGGATACTAATAGATGTAGTGGTTGTGGAGCTTGTGTTGCAGTTTGTCCAGTAAATAACCTATATTTTAGAGAAGAAAGCCCAGTAAAGTTTGAGTGCGATGAATGTTCCTGTATAATAGTCCCAGCAGATATCGTTGAGCATCCAATTTCAGCAGAGTTCTGTAAGACAGTAGTTTATGACGTCCCTTGTGGAGCTTGTTACGATGCCTGCCCAAGGATAAAAAAATCTGCTATTCCAAAACCAAAGGGATTGGGGAATATATTAAAGGCAGTTAGAGCTAAAGCATCAATAGAGATAAAGAATGCCCAAAATGGTGGAGTTGTAACAGCCATATTGGCAAATGCGTTTGATGAAGGATTAATAGATGGAGCCATTGTAATGATGGATGACAAATGGACTTTAGAGCCAGAATCATATTTGGCGTTATCAAAAGAAGATGTTTTAAAGTCTGCTGGTAGCAAATACCTATGGAAAGGTCCAATATTAAAGGCGTTAAAAACAGCAGTTATGGAAAAGAAACTTAAAAAATTAGCTGTTGTTGGGACTCCTTGTGTTATAAACGCTATCTATCAGATACTATCATCAGATAACGACTTATTAAAGCCATTCAGAGAAGCTATAAGATTAAAAATTGCCCTGTTCTGTTTTGAGACTTATGATTACAGCAAGATGATTAAAAAGCTTAATGAAGATGGCATAGAGCCATGGGAAGTTAAAAAGATGGATATCGAATCTGGTAAGTTAAAGATAACCTTAATCAATGGAAACACTGTTGAATATAAGCTTAAAGATGTTGAGTCTGCAATGAGGAATGGTTGCAAGGTTTGCGGAGATTTCACTGGCTTAACATCAGATATTTCAGTTGGTAATGTGGGAACTGAGAAAGGCTATTCAACAGTCTTAATAAGAAACAAGTGGGGAGAAGGATTCTTTAAGAGAGCAGTTTATAATGGTTATATAACCTATGATGAGAACGTTGATTTAGAAGCAGTTGAAAAACTTGTTGAATTAAAGAAAAAGAGAGTTAAAAAGGATTAA
- a CDS encoding class II glutamine amidotransferase gives MCGIIGFMSRKKRMIKGDKIALALDSLKERGNGKGSGYVGYGIYPTKYKDCYAFHILIDNTPKFEKIKVEVENVLEQYGTIVKDEEIPTEDGIIEKTQIPWRYFYEVDEKFADREEDVVVDIVMEINDKIDGAFVISSGKDLGVFKAVGWPDEVAKFYRIDKYEGYMWLAHARYPTNTRAWWGGAHPFNLLNWSVVHNGEITSYGTNKRFVEMFGYKCRLLTDTEVVAYILDLLMRKHKIPVEYALSALAPRFWDEIDKMPEEERELHTAIRLAYGGAMLNGPFAIAVGTPQGLIFMNGDIEKDTTMFGLTDRIKLRPLIAAEKDDMIFISSEESAIRRICPDLDRVWMPDAGMPVIARPWK, from the coding sequence ATGTGTGGTATTATCGGTTTTATGAGTAGAAAAAAAAGAATGATAAAAGGGGATAAGATAGCGTTAGCGTTAGATAGTCTAAAAGAGAGAGGTAATGGGAAGGGTTCTGGTTATGTAGGTTATGGAATATATCCAACAAAGTATAAAGATTGCTATGCATTCCACATTTTAATTGACAACACACCAAAGTTTGAGAAAATAAAGGTAGAGGTTGAGAATGTCTTAGAGCAGTATGGGACAATAGTTAAAGATGAGGAAATACCAACAGAAGATGGCATTATAGAAAAAACACAAATTCCTTGGAGATACTTTTATGAAGTTGATGAAAAATTTGCTGATAGAGAGGAAGATGTTGTCGTAGATATAGTTATGGAGATTAATGACAAAATAGATGGAGCTTTTGTCATTTCAAGTGGTAAGGATTTAGGTGTTTTTAAGGCAGTAGGATGGCCTGATGAGGTTGCTAAATTCTATAGAATAGATAAATATGAAGGTTATATGTGGTTAGCACATGCAAGATATCCAACAAACACAAGAGCATGGTGGGGAGGAGCTCACCCATTCAATTTATTAAATTGGAGTGTAGTGCATAATGGAGAGATAACAAGCTATGGAACAAACAAAAGATTTGTTGAAATGTTTGGTTATAAGTGTAGATTATTAACCGATACTGAAGTTGTTGCCTATATATTAGATTTATTGATGAGAAAACACAAAATCCCTGTTGAGTATGCCTTATCTGCTTTAGCACCAAGATTTTGGGATGAAATAGATAAGATGCCAGAGGAAGAGAGAGAGTTACATACAGCAATAAGATTGGCTTATGGAGGAGCTATGCTAAATGGTCCTTTCGCAATAGCAGTTGGAACTCCTCAAGGTTTAATCTTTATGAATGGAGATATTGAGAAAGACACAACAATGTTTGGTTTAACAGATAGAATTAAGTTAAGACCATTAATTGCAGCTGAAAAGGATGATATGATATTTATTTCAAGTGAAGAATCTGCTATAAGAAGAATCTGCCCTGACTTAGATAGAGTTTGGATGCCTGACGCTGGAATGCCTGTTATAGCAAGACCTTGGAAATAA
- the fdhF gene encoding formate dehydrogenase subunit alpha — MEFKIVNTICPYCGVGCGLGLVVKDGRVIGIHPNKRHPINEGKLCAKGNYCYQFIHSKDRLTKPLIKKESGFVETTWNKALEVIAENLKTYKDEIGFFSSARCTNEDNYILQKFARVALKTNNIDHCARLUHSATVTGMSACFGSGAMTNSIEDIELADCILIIGSNTFEQHPLIARRIMRAKDKGAKIIVIDPRRTITAKNSDIYLQIIPGTNVALINAMINVIIKENLIDKEFIKNRTEGFEKLKEIIKKYTPEYASKICGVDKELIIESAKIYGNAERASIIYCMGVTQFTHGVDAVKALCNLAMITGNIGKEGTGVNPLRGQNNVQGACDMGALPNVFPGYQKVEDGYKLFEEYWKTDLNPNSGLTIPEMIDESGKNIKFLYIMGENPIVSDPDVKHVEKALKSLDFLVVQDIFLTETAKLADVVLPAACWAEKDGTFTNTERRVQLIRKAVNPPGEALEDWIIIKKLAEKLGYGDKFNYNKVEDIFNEIRKVTPQYRGITYKRLKIDGIHWPCLDENHSGTKILHKDKFLTDNGRGKIFPVEYREVAELPDKDYPFILTTGRIIFHYHTGTMTRRCKNLVEEINEPFIEINPDDAKSLKIENGDLVKVISRRGEITAKARITEDIKKGVVFMPFHFVEANPNVLTNTALDELCKIPELKVCAVKIERI; from the coding sequence ATGGAATTTAAGATTGTAAATACTATCTGCCCTTATTGTGGAGTAGGTTGTGGTTTGGGGTTGGTAGTTAAAGATGGCAGAGTCATAGGTATTCATCCTAACAAAAGACATCCAATAAATGAAGGAAAGTTATGTGCTAAAGGAAATTATTGCTATCAGTTTATACACAGTAAGGATAGATTAACAAAACCATTGATAAAAAAAGAAAGTGGTTTTGTTGAAACTACATGGAATAAAGCTTTAGAAGTAATTGCAGAAAATTTAAAGACCTATAAGGATGAGATTGGCTTTTTTTCATCTGCAAGATGCACTAACGAAGATAACTACATTTTACAAAAATTTGCAAGGGTTGCTTTAAAGACAAACAATATTGACCATTGTGCAAGGTTGTGACATTCAGCAACTGTTACTGGAATGAGTGCATGCTTCGGGTCCGGTGCTATGACAAACAGCATAGAGGATATTGAATTAGCAGATTGTATATTGATAATTGGCTCAAACACCTTTGAACAACACCCATTAATCGCAAGAAGAATAATGAGAGCCAAAGATAAAGGAGCAAAAATAATAGTTATAGACCCAAGAAGAACAATAACTGCAAAAAACTCTGATATATATCTACAAATAATTCCTGGAACTAATGTTGCCTTAATAAACGCCATGATTAATGTAATTATAAAAGAAAATTTGATAGATAAAGAATTCATAAAAAATAGAACAGAAGGCTTTGAGAAATTAAAAGAAATTATTAAAAAATATACACCAGAATATGCATCAAAAATATGCGGAGTTGATAAAGAACTGATAATTGAGAGTGCTAAAATTTATGGAAATGCTGAAAGGGCATCTATCATATACTGCATGGGAGTAACACAATTTACACACGGTGTTGATGCTGTCAAGGCATTGTGTAATTTAGCCATGATAACCGGAAATATTGGTAAAGAAGGAACTGGGGTTAATCCATTAAGGGGGCAGAATAACGTTCAAGGAGCTTGTGATATGGGAGCTTTGCCAAATGTATTTCCTGGGTATCAAAAGGTTGAAGATGGCTATAAATTATTTGAAGAGTATTGGAAAACTGACTTGAATCCAAATTCTGGTTTAACAATACCAGAGATGATAGATGAATCTGGAAAAAATATTAAATTCCTATACATAATGGGAGAAAATCCAATAGTATCAGACCCGGATGTTAAGCATGTTGAAAAGGCATTAAAAAGCTTAGATTTTTTAGTAGTTCAAGATATATTCTTAACTGAAACTGCAAAATTGGCAGATGTTGTTCTTCCAGCTGCATGTTGGGCAGAGAAGGATGGAACTTTTACAAACACTGAAAGGAGAGTTCAATTAATAAGAAAAGCTGTAAATCCACCTGGAGAGGCTTTAGAGGATTGGATAATAATCAAAAAATTAGCTGAAAAACTTGGTTATGGAGATAAATTTAACTACAATAAGGTAGAGGATATATTTAACGAGATTAGAAAAGTTACGCCTCAATATAGAGGCATAACCTACAAAAGATTAAAAATTGATGGCATTCATTGGCCTTGTTTAGATGAAAATCATTCAGGAACAAAAATCTTACATAAAGATAAGTTTTTAACAGATAACGGTAGAGGAAAGATATTCCCAGTTGAGTATAGAGAAGTTGCAGAACTACCAGATAAAGATTATCCTTTCATTCTAACAACTGGAAGAATAATATTCCACTACCATACTGGAACCATGACAAGACGATGCAAAAATTTAGTTGAAGAGATTAATGAACCATTTATTGAAATAAATCCAGATGATGCCAAATCATTAAAAATTGAGAATGGTGATTTAGTTAAGGTGATTTCAAGGAGAGGAGAGATAACTGCCAAAGCAAGAATAACTGAAGACATTAAAAAAGGAGTTGTATTTATGCCATTCCACTTCGTTGAGGCAAATCCTAACGTATTAACCAATACTGCGTTAGATGAGTTGTGTAAAATTCCAGAGCTTAAGGTGTGTGCTGTAAAGATTGAACGAATTTAA
- a CDS encoding tetratricopeptide repeat protein, with amino-acid sequence MNKDSSNFLYKYWLKGCEFYNKKDYDKAIEYFSLSNKIFKENVPKCDYYGLREEAYKEILNNNIEEGIKKFDWFVEGILADGDYYNLSGELSTIASIFAKIGKLDITKNFLNSGGEWIYNDVIKDANSEDILKSVLTFDFSYEERKEILNREPHLRKLFEDNIYNFNSDFFDFMMMFFIGAGNWKRFLEVYEEFKNKIKSCQISNEIVNEIIKRFDKSMSDLLAIAHLLKENYEKCLYYVMLFKEYFDLDEFNEIEKNKINLIVDIAYNLKNGNVKKEEWLNRLNEIYKEIIKRPLPNTYKDAHNDDLLNEILDYYVLKEFIEKKL; translated from the coding sequence ATGAACAAAGATTCGTCAAATTTTCTATACAAATATTGGCTTAAAGGATGTGAGTTTTATAATAAAAAGGACTACGATAAAGCAATAGAGTATTTTAGTTTATCTAATAAAATCTTTAAAGAAAATGTCCCAAAATGTGATTATTATGGACTTAGAGAAGAGGCTTATAAAGAAATTTTAAATAACAACATTGAAGAAGGAATTAAAAAATTCGACTGGTTTGTTGAAGGGATTTTGGCAGATGGAGATTATTATAATTTAAGTGGAGAGTTATCAACTATTGCCTCAATATTTGCAAAGATTGGGAAATTAGATATTACAAAAAACTTTTTAAATAGTGGGGGAGAGTGGATTTATAACGATGTTATTAAAGATGCTAATTCAGAGGATATTTTAAAAAGTGTTTTAACTTTTGACTTTAGCTATGAAGAAAGAAAAGAAATCTTAAACAGAGAGCCTCATTTAAGAAAACTATTTGAAGATAATATATATAATTTCAATTCAGATTTCTTTGATTTTATGATGATGTTTTTTATAGGGGCTGGAAATTGGAAAAGATTTTTAGAAGTTTATGAGGAATTTAAAAATAAAATTAAAAGTTGCCAAATATCTAATGAGATTGTCAATGAAATCATTAAAAGATTTGACAAATCAATGAGTGATTTATTGGCTATTGCCCATCTACTAAAAGAAAATTATGAAAAATGCCTTTATTATGTTATGCTATTTAAGGAATATTTTGATTTAGATGAATTTAATGAAATTGAGAAAAATAAGATTAATCTAATTGTGGATATTGCATATAATTTAAAAAATGGCAATGTAAAAAAAGAAGAATGGCTAAATAGGTTAAATGAAATCTATAAAGAGATTATAAAACGACCATTACCAAATACCTATAAAGATGCCCATAATGATGATTTATTAAATGAAATCTTGGATTATTATGTTTTGAAAGAGTTTATTGAAAAAAAGTTATAG
- a CDS encoding GltB/FmdC/FwdC-like GXGXG domain-containing protein: MEEVVIDAKDMHYRELNEKIHEILRENPDIKKIVLKNVLGQRFIADGIQKKDLTIEIYGIPGGDLGMFMSGPTIIVHGNAEFAPGNTMDDGTIVIYGSSGDVTAHSMRGGKVFVRGDVGYRSGIHMKAYKDKVPVLVIGGRAKDFLGEYMAGGIIIVLNIDEKGNDLGKVKGRMIGTGIHGGAIYIRGEIDKDQLGVAADIKEFTEEDLEKIKPYIEEFCKWFNLPEDVKNKLLNSKWTKIAPISKRPFGKLYTPDLM, encoded by the coding sequence ATGGAAGAGGTTGTTATAGATGCAAAGGATATGCACTATAGAGAGCTGAATGAAAAAATACATGAAATTTTAAGGGAAAATCCAGACATTAAAAAAATTGTCTTAAAAAACGTTTTAGGGCAGAGGTTTATTGCCGATGGAATACAGAAGAAAGATTTAACTATAGAGATTTACGGCATTCCTGGTGGAGATTTAGGAATGTTTATGAGCGGCCCTACAATAATAGTTCATGGAAATGCTGAATTTGCTCCTGGAAACACGATGGATGATGGAACAATAGTTATCTATGGAAGTAGTGGGGATGTAACCGCCCACTCAATGAGAGGAGGAAAGGTTTTTGTTAGAGGGGATGTTGGTTATAGAAGTGGAATTCACATGAAAGCTTATAAAGATAAAGTTCCAGTTCTTGTGATTGGTGGAAGAGCTAAGGATTTCTTAGGAGAATATATGGCTGGAGGTATTATAATTGTCTTAAACATTGATGAAAAAGGAAATGATTTAGGAAAGGTTAAAGGAAGAATGATAGGAACTGGAATTCATGGAGGGGCAATTTATATTAGAGGAGAGATAGACAAAGACCAATTAGGTGTTGCTGCAGATATAAAAGAATTTACTGAAGAGGATTTAGAAAAAATAAAACCATACATTGAAGAATTCTGCAAATGGTTTAATCTGCCAGAAGATGTTAAAAATAAACTATTGAATTCAAAATGGACAAAAATAGCACCAATCTCAAAAAGACCATTCGGTAAGTTATATACTCCTGACTTAATGTGA
- a CDS encoding glutamate synthase-related protein, which translates to MIPSYVPPKYKVEVDPNRCMLCERCTIECSWGVYRREGDRIISYSNRCGACHRCVVMCPRDAITIKENAISWRSHPLWDVDARVDIYNQAKTGCILLSGMGNAKEHPIYFDKIVLDACQVTNPSIDPLREPMELRTYIGKKPKQLEFEFVEEEIDGKKIKKAKLKTKIAPNLKLDTPIMIAHMSYGALSLNAHLSFAKAVKECGTFMGTGEGGLPKALYPYADHIITQVASGRFGVNEEYLMKGSAIEIKIGQGAKPGIGGHLPGEKVTAEISATRMIPEGSDAISPAPHHDIYSIEDLAQLVRSLKEATRWKKPVFVKIAAVHNAPAIAVGIATSDADAVVIDGYKGGTGAAPKVFRDHVGIPIEMAIAAVDQRLREEGLRNEISIIASGGIRCSADVFKAIALGADAVYIGTAAMVALGCRVCGRCYTGLCAWGIATQRPELVKRLDPEVGARRVANLIKAWTHEIKELLGAAGINSIESLRGNRDRLRGVGLNEKELEVLGIKAAGE; encoded by the coding sequence ATGATTCCCAGCTATGTGCCACCAAAGTATAAAGTAGAGGTTGACCCAAACAGATGTATGCTATGTGAGAGATGTACAATAGAGTGTTCCTGGGGAGTTTATAGGAGGGAAGGAGATAGAATTATTAGCTACTCAAACAGATGTGGAGCTTGCCATAGATGTGTTGTAATGTGTCCAAGGGATGCAATAACAATTAAAGAAAATGCAATATCTTGGAGAAGCCACCCATTATGGGATGTAGATGCAAGGGTTGATATTTACAATCAAGCAAAAACCGGCTGTATTTTATTGAGTGGGATGGGTAATGCCAAAGAACACCCAATCTATTTTGATAAGATTGTTTTAGATGCATGCCAAGTTACAAACCCATCCATCGACCCATTGAGAGAGCCAATGGAATTAAGAACTTACATTGGTAAAAAACCAAAGCAGTTAGAGTTTGAATTTGTTGAAGAAGAGATTGATGGCAAGAAGATTAAAAAAGCTAAGTTAAAAACAAAAATAGCTCCAAACTTAAAGTTAGATACCCCAATAATGATTGCCCATATGTCTTATGGAGCTTTGTCTTTAAACGCTCACCTATCATTTGCTAAGGCAGTTAAAGAATGTGGAACATTCATGGGAACTGGTGAAGGAGGATTGCCAAAAGCTCTCTACCCTTATGCAGACCACATAATTACCCAAGTTGCAAGTGGAAGATTTGGAGTTAATGAAGAGTATCTTATGAAAGGTTCTGCAATAGAGATTAAAATAGGGCAGGGAGCTAAGCCTGGAATTGGAGGGCACTTACCTGGAGAGAAGGTTACAGCAGAAATTTCAGCAACAAGAATGATTCCTGAGGGAAGTGATGCTATCTCACCAGCTCCTCACCATGACATTTACTCAATTGAGGATTTAGCTCAATTAGTTAGAAGTTTGAAAGAAGCAACAAGATGGAAAAAGCCAGTGTTTGTTAAAATTGCAGCTGTCCATAATGCTCCAGCTATTGCTGTTGGAATAGCAACAAGTGATGCTGACGCAGTTGTTATAGATGGATATAAAGGAGGGACAGGGGCAGCACCAAAGGTATTCAGAGACCATGTTGGAATCCCAATAGAAATGGCTATTGCCGCAGTAGATCAAAGATTGAGAGAGGAAGGTTTGAGAAATGAAATTAGCATCATAGCAAGTGGAGGAATCAGATGTTCAGCAGATGTATTTAAGGCTATAGCTTTAGGAGCAGATGCTGTCTATATTGGAACTGCTGCAATGGTTGCTCTTGGCTGTAGAGTTTGTGGAAGATGTTATACTGGATTGTGTGCTTGGGGAATAGCAACACAAAGGCCAGAGTTGGTTAAGAGATTAGACCCAGAAGTTGGAGCAAGAAGAGTAGCTAACTTAATCAAGGCATGGACACATGAAATTAAAGAACTCTTAGGAGCTGCTGGAATTAACTCAATTGAAAGCTTAAGAGGAAACAGAGATAGGTTAAGAGGAGTTGGCTTAAATGAGAAGGAGTTAGAAGTTTTAGGAATAAAAGCTGCTGGAGAATAA
- the nadE gene encoding NAD(+) synthase, with protein MEEIVNKITKFIREKVEEANANGVVVGLSGGIDSSVTAYLCVKALGKDKVLGLIMPEKNTNPKDVEHAKMVAENLGIKYIISDITDILKAFGAGGYVPTREFDKIADGNLKARIRMCILYYFANKYNLLVAGTSNKSEIYVGYGTKHGDIACDIRPIGNLFKTEVKKLAKYIGVPKEIIEKPPSAGLWEGQTDEEELDIKYETLDTILKLYEKGKTPEEIHKETNIPLETINYVFDLIKKNEHKRTLPPTPEI; from the coding sequence ATGGAAGAGATAGTTAATAAGATTACAAAATTTATCAGGGAGAAGGTTGAAGAAGCCAATGCCAATGGAGTTGTTGTTGGATTAAGTGGGGGTATTGATTCTTCTGTTACAGCTTATTTATGTGTTAAGGCACTTGGAAAAGATAAAGTTCTCGGCTTAATAATGCCAGAGAAGAATACAAATCCAAAAGATGTTGAACATGCAAAGATGGTTGCTGAGAATTTAGGAATAAAGTATATTATCTCAGATATAACAGATATCTTAAAGGCATTTGGTGCTGGAGGTTATGTCCCAACGAGAGAGTTTGATAAGATAGCGGATGGAAATTTAAAGGCAAGGATTAGGATGTGCATCCTCTATTACTTTGCAAATAAATATAATTTATTAGTTGCTGGAACTTCCAATAAATCTGAGATTTATGTTGGATATGGAACAAAACATGGAGACATTGCTTGTGATATAAGACCAATAGGCAATTTATTTAAAACAGAGGTTAAAAAACTTGCTAAATATATTGGTGTTCCAAAGGAAATTATTGAAAAACCACCATCAGCAGGGCTTTGGGAAGGACAGACAGATGAAGAGGAGCTTGACATTAAGTATGAAACTTTAGATACGATATTAAAGCTTTATGAGAAGGGCAAAACTCCAGAGGAGATTCATAAAGAGACAAACATTCCATTGGAAACTATTAACTATGTGTTTGATTTAATTAAAAAGAATGAGCATAAGAGAACTTTACCTCCAACACCAGAGATTTAA
- a CDS encoding DUF505 domain-containing protein translates to MFLKKRHLEILKKMKETEMQNEIEKALPEEFKTRALELFILGFAELKGDKIIFTEAGKKLMEIVDKIDLEKIPDIFVDSEIIKIMELLEETGNVPEDWMLMLKERFLADENGLTEIGKEILKIYRETHPVVYLTPELLAFIKDMPKIGVYDELITYKNTKEYGDNIINALQAMRLLLISPKTESGKAFSTTKALNYVLKVASLVPNLSRALILRKEDFEILERGETTEEMTESGFYAEGKVTELGQAMMDTYKEMGKVEEKTLPIYVLEDEIKVLKAIEEIKEKYETNPEIIPTYDEIKKRTNIDDLGAVLHTLESKELIKREVVKNKDTYWMTEFGEKVKDLGEVSTDGMKAITYPESGDVPIAEWVIKGKEEGTVKRGITEKGKYLIKLSKTIKRKPYLTKYDISTLIKIPRKRYIHRDELVKLIQGHVGGDEKEIIKSLGEAESKGFIKELQNKMIKLTELGEEVKTAIEMAKIQELLATKFAVTPTTFNILKTIYDHKEEFDKVWKEKSEGKEHKENEIVLLAKYLSLTPEEIKKNLVILKNVGFIGKKGLTDAGVKLVEAYLNFYQ, encoded by the coding sequence GTGTTCCTAAAAAAGAGACACTTGGAAATATTAAAAAAGATGAAAGAGACAGAAATGCAGAACGAGATAGAAAAAGCTCTACCAGAAGAGTTTAAAACAAGAGCTTTAGAGCTGTTTATATTAGGATTTGCTGAATTAAAAGGAGATAAGATAATATTCACTGAAGCTGGTAAAAAATTGATGGAGATTGTTGATAAAATTGATTTAGAAAAGATTCCAGATATATTTGTAGATTCTGAGATTATTAAAATTATGGAATTGTTGGAGGAAACTGGAAATGTTCCAGAGGACTGGATGTTAATGTTAAAAGAGAGATTCTTAGCAGATGAAAATGGTTTAACAGAGATTGGAAAAGAGATTTTAAAGATATATAGAGAGACACATCCAGTTGTTTATCTAACTCCTGAATTATTGGCATTTATAAAAGATATGCCAAAGATTGGAGTTTATGATGAGCTAATAACTTACAAAAACACTAAAGAATATGGAGATAACATAATTAATGCACTCCAAGCTATGAGATTGCTTTTAATTTCACCAAAAACAGAAAGTGGAAAGGCATTTTCTACAACAAAGGCATTGAACTATGTTTTAAAAGTAGCTTCATTAGTTCCAAACTTAAGTAGGGCTTTAATATTGAGAAAAGAGGACTTTGAAATTTTGGAGAGAGGAGAAACTACTGAAGAGATGACAGAAAGCGGTTTCTATGCTGAAGGAAAAGTTACTGAATTAGGACAAGCAATGATGGACACTTATAAAGAGATGGGTAAGGTTGAGGAGAAAACCCTCCCAATCTATGTCTTAGAGGATGAGATTAAGGTTTTAAAGGCAATTGAAGAAATAAAGGAAAAGTATGAAACAAACCCTGAAATTATACCAACTTACGATGAAATTAAAAAGAGAACAAATATTGATGACTTAGGGGCTGTATTACACACCTTAGAATCAAAAGAGTTAATAAAGAGAGAAGTTGTTAAAAATAAAGACACATATTGGATGACAGAGTTTGGAGAGAAGGTTAAAGATTTAGGAGAGGTATCAACAGATGGAATGAAAGCTATAACCTATCCAGAAAGTGGAGATGTGCCAATTGCTGAATGGGTAATTAAAGGTAAAGAAGAAGGAACTGTAAAAAGAGGAATAACAGAAAAAGGAAAATACTTAATAAAATTATCAAAAACAATTAAAAGAAAGCCATACTTAACAAAATATGATATCTCAACTCTAATTAAGATTCCAAGAAAGAGATATATCCACAGAGATGAATTAGTTAAGTTAATCCAAGGTCATGTTGGTGGAGATGAGAAAGAAATCATTAAATCTTTAGGTGAGGCAGAATCCAAAGGATTCATTAAAGAGTTGCAAAACAAGATGATTAAATTAACAGAATTAGGGGAAGAGGTTAAAACAGCTATAGAAATGGCGAAAATCCAAGAATTGTTGGCAACAAAGTTTGCTGTAACTCCAACAACATTCAACATATTAAAAACCATCTATGACCATAAAGAAGAGTTTGATAAAGTTTGGAAAGAGAAGAGTGAGGGTAAAGAACATAAAGAAAATGAAATTGTATTGTTAGCTAAGTATCTATCTTTAACCCCAGAGGAGATTAAAAAGAACTTGGTTATATTAAAGAATGTTGGATTCATAGGGAAGAAGGGATTAACAGACGCTGGAGTTAAATTGGTAGAAGCTTATCTAAACTTCTACCAATAA